The region GTTCGCGGAGATGACACTTGTCCAGCCCGCCATCCAGGTCGCACCGAAGTGGCTCATCACAGCGTCCTGGCTCACCGCGCTGTCTGGTCGGCGAGGGTCGGGCGCTGCCCTGCTGGGTGCGCAGTCAGAGACGCGTGGCTTCCGCATCACCATGAAGGACGGGCGCTTCGTTCACATCTGGCTCACGGACCAGATGGGTTCCGTGACGATGCGCGGCGCTGATACCCTGCCTGGTGCCCTGGCCGCGGCGGGCGTGCCCATGAGCACCGAAAGCGTCACGGTCCGCGGGATGAGTGTCGGGTAGTACTTCCCTAGTTCTGTGCCTGTGCGGCCTTGATGACGTCCGCAAGGACGCCTGAGGCGGTCAGGATGGCCCCCCCGCCGATGCCGCGGACGACGACCGGAAGGTTGCCGAACCGACTGGTGCTGAAGAGGAAGATGTTCTCGGAGGGTTCCAGTGTCCCCCAGACCGATGCCTGCGGGAAGCTGCGGAGGCTGAGCGTGACAGCCCCGTCAGCGGAGACCGAGCCGACGTAATACGTGACCATCCCGGGTTGCCGGGCGGCCGTCAGGCGAGCCGCGAGGCGCGCCATGCCGTCGTCCTGGAAGGCCTCGAAATCCGAATAATTCTGGTCGAGCAAGGGTTCCTGGTCGACGTCGCCGATGCTGGTTGGGAGCCCCATGGTCTTGGCCAGGATGACGATCTTGCGCAGGGCGTCGCGGCCGGCAAGGTCCGTCAGGGGATTGGGTTCGGCAAATCCTCTCCGCATGGCGTCTGCAATGGCTGCATCCAGCGGCAGCCCACGGTTGAAGCCCCCCAGGATGCACGACAGCGAACTGCTGGGCAGGGCAACGATGCGCTGGATGGTGTCCCCGGTCGTCATCAGGTCGACCAGCGTGCTGATGACAGGGAGGGAGCCGCCGACGGTGCATTCATACCGGAACGGCGTGCGAGCCTGCCGGCTTACTGCCCGTGCCTGCTCGAACCAGCCGGGCGTCTCCGCGAGGGGAATCTTGTTTGCCGTGACGACTGGGATGCCCATCCCCAGCGCTTCCAGGAGCAGGGGCCCCGTTTCGGCTGTGGCTGTGACATCGATCAGCACGTACTGTGTCGTGTCCGGAAGCCCGAAGCGGTCGAACACGGGGTCCAGGACAGCGATGGTCATACCGGGCGCGCGCTGCGTCCATTCGTCGAAGGATGCTCCCCTGTCGGCCGCTCGCAGTGCCAGGTCATCGCCCAAGGCGACGCTGCTGCTGCGCACGACAGCGGCGTATTCCAGGTGGACACCGGTCTCGCGATCGATGCGTGCCCGGTTCTCGACCGCCAAGTGGACCAGCGGTCCCCCGACCTTGCCGTATCCCAGCTGAATGACGTGTGTCACGGGTGCGGTTTTCACTGCAATTCCTCCTCGATGATGCGGGCGATCGTCTCAGGATCCGAGGGTACGTGGCGCGGCTCGTTGGCGCAGGCGTCCAGCGACGCGGCCCCCGGGATACCGAGTCCGGCTGTCTGTCCCGTCGCCAGTGCGATGGTTGTGTCCGGGTCCTTGAGCAGGTTGCCGGTGATGATCAGCAGAGCGCTCTCGCCGGGACGTACGACCTGTTCGCGCACCAGCCTGCGCAGGCCGGCAAGCGAGGCGGCCGATGCCGGTTCGCACCCAATAGCTTGTCGGTCAAGGTCATGTTTTGCCTGCAGGATCTCGGCATCGGTGACGCTGGTCACGACACCGTCCGTGAATCGGATGGCGCGCACGGCCTTCTCGTAGTTGACCGGATTGCCGATGCGGATGGCGGTCGCGATGGTCTCCGGCTGCACGGGCTCGAAGCGGCGGAAGTTGTCCTGCGCGGCACGCGCGAAGGGGGATGCGCCTTCGGCCTGGATGACCGCGAGACGCGGCACGTGGTCGATGAGGCCCAGCGCCTTCATCTCGACGAGAGCCTTGCCGAACGCGCTTGTGTTTCCCAGGTTTCCTCCCGGGACGACGATCCAGTCCGGCAGCATTTGCCCAAGCTGGAAGTAGCTGTCCAGGATGATAGTTTTCTGTCCTTCCAGGCGGAACGAGTTCAGCGAGTTGACCAGGGTCAGGTTGTGCTGTGTCGCCATCTGTTCCACGGCGTGCATGGCATCGTCGAAGCTGCCGTCGATCTGCAGAGTGTGAGCCCCGTACGCAAGTGCCTGCGCCAGCTTGCCTTGCGCAATCTTGCCCTCAGGGATGAGGACGAAGACGGGAAGGTGGGCGCGGGCGCCGTATGCGGCCAGCGAAGCAGAGGTGTTGCCGGTGGAGGCGCAGATGAGCGCCCGTGCTCCCTGGTGTCTGGCCCAGCTCACAGCGACGGTCATGCCCCGGTCCTTGAAGGAGCCGGTAGGGTTTTCTCCTTCGTGCTTGGCCCAGAGAGCAGACAGACCGAGCGGGGCGGCGTCCAGTGTGTACAGGTTGGTGCGGCCCTCCGGGAAGGTGGCAATGTCCTCAGCAGGCAAGTCCAGCACAAGTTCGCGGTAGCGCCAGACGCCGGAGAGGTCCTCGGGCAGACGGGACGTGAGACGTGATTCGAATGTGGCGGCGAGAGCAGCAGGAGACGGAGCGCTGTCCATGTCGAGCTGAACGTCGAGTAGTCCGCCGCAGTCGCATCGGAGCCGCCGGTCTTCGCAAGGGTAGGTCGATCCACACGTTACACACAT is a window of Coprothermobacter sp. DNA encoding:
- a CDS encoding threonine synthase, whose protein sequence is MNRQLMCVTCGSTYPCEDRRLRCDCGGLLDVQLDMDSAPSPAALAATFESRLTSRLPEDLSGVWRYRELVLDLPAEDIATFPEGRTNLYTLDAAPLGLSALWAKHEGENPTGSFKDRGMTVAVSWARHQGARALICASTGNTSASLAAYGARAHLPVFVLIPEGKIAQGKLAQALAYGAHTLQIDGSFDDAMHAVEQMATQHNLTLVNSLNSFRLEGQKTIILDSYFQLGQMLPDWIVVPGGNLGNTSAFGKALVEMKALGLIDHVPRLAVIQAEGASPFARAAQDNFRRFEPVQPETIATAIRIGNPVNYEKAVRAIRFTDGVVTSVTDAEILQAKHDLDRQAIGCEPASAASLAGLRRLVREQVVRPGESALLIITGNLLKDPDTTIALATGQTAGLGIPGAASLDACANEPRHVPSDPETIARIIEEELQ